A window from Saccharicrinis carchari encodes these proteins:
- a CDS encoding LytR/AlgR family response regulator transcription factor produces MIQIACIPSRMLLVYLTLYFLFPVFFWTNRYFKFFVMYCLLVLAISILIQRPLMLIFVQPAYLPNWGTNNFFGYSEIINTALDINIAAIIPLGHHIFKRVEVLKKSNKKLNQEKILLKENSLTPTLDVKVEKTIHKVLLTDILFIESQRNNIRIKLAKTELIARHNISTMENLLPKNTFIRVHRSFIINHGKVSSFSPTKIEIDDVSIPVGRKYKEVIKELLGYN; encoded by the coding sequence ATGATTCAGATAGCATGTATTCCTTCTAGGATGTTATTGGTTTATCTGACGCTTTACTTTTTATTTCCTGTTTTTTTTTGGACTAATCGTTATTTTAAATTTTTTGTGATGTATTGCCTGTTGGTACTTGCAATCAGCATTCTGATTCAGAGACCATTGATGTTGATTTTTGTGCAACCTGCATATTTACCTAATTGGGGCACCAATAATTTTTTTGGATATTCAGAGATTATAAATACAGCACTTGATATCAATATTGCTGCTATTATTCCCTTGGGACATCATATTTTTAAAAGAGTAGAAGTATTAAAAAAAAGCAACAAAAAATTGAACCAAGAAAAGATTCTTTTAAAAGAAAATTCTTTAACTCCAACTCTTGACGTTAAGGTAGAAAAGACAATCCATAAAGTATTGCTGACAGACATTTTGTTTATTGAAAGTCAAAGAAACAACATTAGAATAAAACTCGCAAAAACTGAATTAATTGCACGACACAATATTTCAACCATGGAAAATCTCCTTCCTAAAAATACGTTTATACGAGTACACCGTTCGTTTATTATTAATCACGGAAAAGTTTCTTCTTTCTCTCCAACCAAAATCGAAATTGATGACGTTTCAATTCCGGTTGGAAGGAAGTATAAAGAAGTGATTAAAGAATTATTAGGATATAATTGA
- a CDS encoding ChaN family lipoprotein has translation MKITLLIFFLAFFSFLSFSYAQNSPVDYLKTHFQKPDDYLISKFKEYPYVLLGEAHAIKENLEFVHDLIPKLYDAGVYNLCMEFGAFEKQEQLDSLLTGETYNERLAKDMMFYYNVGWAYQEYYDLYKTVWEFNKTLKNGEKKFRIINLSYQYKWANFKGGVRNPENMSSVFYLGTPDKFRTSIIQKEIIDKKEKALIYMGTYHVFTHYKMPILKMNNDNFCDYHGGWVGSRLYEKFPDKVFAITFHTPLRSKAQFNPSYVSPANGEIENILHSIGTPSVGFDLKNSPLGKLRDDSFFSLCYNNFVMEDYFDGYIFLKPFKNLHGCTYDEDFFTGKTWEEIKGNFPDPDWRKSNNIEEYKEQIRQYSDIQERYKDVIQTSIPSVQHGEIIRLNNFPSKYVAPRNIDIWLPENFDSKKRYGVLYMHDGQMLFDADITWNHSEWKVDENISELNKMDKIKQVIVVGIWNTGLTRHSEYFPEKPFLKLPKNIQQNLLENSLQGKIQTDSYLKFIVHELKPYVDSKYSTYSDAKYTFITGSSMGGLISIYAISEYPEIFGGAACLSTHWPGDVNRKDDIIPNAFIEYLKNNLPDPKNHKIYFDFGTIGVDSLYEPYQQKVDKVMKIKGYTANSWETKKFPNRDHSERSWSERLQIPLKFLLKSD, from the coding sequence ATGAAAATAACCTTATTAATTTTCTTTTTAGCATTCTTTTCATTTTTAAGTTTTTCCTATGCACAAAATTCTCCTGTTGATTACCTGAAAACCCATTTTCAGAAACCTGACGATTATCTGATTTCAAAGTTTAAAGAGTATCCTTATGTCCTGCTTGGAGAAGCTCATGCAATAAAAGAAAACTTAGAATTTGTACATGATCTTATACCAAAATTGTACGATGCAGGAGTATACAACCTGTGCATGGAATTTGGAGCTTTCGAAAAGCAAGAGCAATTGGATTCTTTATTAACTGGAGAAACCTATAATGAACGGTTAGCAAAAGACATGATGTTTTATTATAATGTGGGTTGGGCTTACCAAGAATATTATGATTTATACAAAACGGTTTGGGAGTTCAATAAAACATTAAAAAATGGAGAAAAAAAATTCAGAATTATAAATTTGAGCTATCAGTACAAATGGGCAAATTTTAAAGGTGGTGTGCGCAATCCCGAGAACATGAGTTCAGTATTCTATTTGGGAACACCAGATAAATTCCGTACCAGCATCATCCAGAAAGAAATTATTGACAAAAAAGAGAAAGCACTTATTTATATGGGGACTTATCACGTCTTTACTCATTATAAAATGCCAATTCTTAAGATGAATAATGACAATTTCTGTGATTATCATGGCGGTTGGGTTGGGAGCCGTTTATATGAAAAATTTCCAGATAAAGTTTTTGCTATTACATTTCACACTCCATTGCGCTCAAAAGCCCAATTTAATCCTTCCTATGTATCTCCAGCGAACGGGGAAATTGAAAATATTTTGCATAGTATTGGTACTCCTTCCGTTGGCTTTGATCTCAAAAATTCTCCGTTAGGGAAACTAAGAGATGATAGTTTTTTTAGTTTGTGCTACAACAATTTTGTGATGGAGGATTATTTTGACGGTTATATTTTTCTCAAACCATTTAAAAATCTTCATGGATGTACTTATGATGAGGATTTTTTTACTGGGAAAACCTGGGAGGAAATAAAAGGCAATTTTCCTGACCCGGATTGGCGAAAATCTAATAATATTGAGGAATATAAAGAACAAATCAGACAATATTCAGACATTCAGGAAAGGTATAAAGATGTAATTCAGACTTCCATTCCTTCTGTACAACATGGGGAAATAATTCGTTTAAACAACTTTCCTTCAAAATATGTTGCTCCTCGAAATATTGATATTTGGCTGCCTGAAAATTTTGATTCCAAAAAAAGATATGGAGTACTATATATGCATGACGGACAAATGCTCTTTGATGCAGATATTACCTGGAATCATTCTGAATGGAAAGTTGATGAAAATATCTCTGAGCTAAACAAAATGGATAAAATTAAACAGGTTATAGTAGTCGGAATATGGAATACCGGACTAACCAGACATTCTGAATATTTTCCAGAGAAACCTTTTTTGAAACTTCCAAAAAATATACAGCAAAATCTTTTAGAAAATTCTTTACAAGGAAAAATTCAAACAGATTCCTATCTCAAATTCATTGTTCATGAACTGAAACCTTATGTAGACAGCAAATATTCAACTTATTCGGATGCGAAGTATACTTTTATTACAGGTTCTAGTATGGGTGGACTGATATCAATTTATGCTATAAGTGAATATCCGGAAATATTTGGAGGTGCTGCCTGTCTTTCAACACATTGGCCTGGAGATGTCAACCGAAAAGACGATATAATACCCAACGCATTTATAGAATATCTTAAAAATAATCTTCCTGATCCAAAGAATCACAAAATATATTTTGACTTCGGAACTATAGGGGTAGACAGTCTTTATGAACCTTATCAACAAAAAGTGGATAAAGTCATGAAAATAAAAGGGTATACCGCTAACTCTTGGGAAACAAAAAAATTTCCTAATCGTGATCATTCTGAACGTTCTTGGAGTGAACGGTTACAAATACCTTTAAAATTTTTGCTCAAAAGTGATTGA